One part of the Calidithermus timidus DSM 17022 genome encodes these proteins:
- a CDS encoding sulfite exporter TauE/SafE family protein, whose product MLVVGLLLLAVVSGMLGLGVAFAAVPFLSLFLPDLVHQVQPLSLLLNGVTALFAVFGFAQSGHVDWRKALLLGLVTTLFAPLGAWLVQRVQVQWVWWVYLAAVVYLAFNLFRPVKGTATRENFPLALVLAAPISVLSGFLGVGPGFLLMPTLILTGHDPKKAAGINAFAVTPPSFSSFLPHLGTARLDPGLTLTLLVV is encoded by the coding sequence GTGCTGGTGGTTGGCTTGCTGTTGCTAGCGGTGGTCTCGGGGATGCTGGGGCTGGGGGTGGCCTTTGCGGCGGTACCCTTTTTGTCCTTGTTCTTGCCCGACCTGGTGCACCAGGTACAACCCCTATCGCTGCTGCTCAACGGGGTCACGGCGCTGTTTGCGGTGTTCGGCTTTGCCCAAAGCGGGCACGTGGACTGGCGCAAGGCTTTGTTGCTGGGACTGGTGACCACCTTGTTCGCTCCTTTGGGGGCCTGGCTGGTGCAGCGGGTCCAGGTGCAGTGGGTCTGGTGGGTCTACTTGGCGGCGGTGGTCTACCTGGCCTTCAACCTGTTTCGTCCGGTCAAGGGGACGGCTACCCGCGAGAACTTCCCCCTGGCGCTGGTCCTGGCCGCGCCCATCTCGGTGCTCTCGGGGTTTTTGGGCGTAGGGCCGGGCTTTTTGCTGATGCCCACCCTGATCCTTACCGGCCACGACCCCAAGAAAGCTGCCGGCATCAACGCCTTTGCGGTCACCCCGCCCTCCTTTTCCTCGTTTTTGCCCCACCTGGGCACAGCTCGGCTAGACCCGGGGCTCACCCTCACCCTGCTGGTGGT